A genomic segment from Acidobacteriota bacterium encodes:
- a CDS encoding multicopper oxidase domain-containing protein, which yields MLMSNGRLRQIAGLFLAAAAGVWLVGCPAGTDHQGPDHETIVRAKHLNDLAELNDGPCPPGLQYQQEDLVQPVQIAPHDGTIQTELVVRIRERCVPVWVQPFPETPGGNRPPGKWEMQSLNLRTYGFPKDPNVPITQADADDPNSPKIAWSAPGPTFVMHPATQPGASDGTHYKMRLYNRMPHESDPGACVPNLKCNTSGPNAGIDPATGKCKEPIDRNFGGWPPTTPSQVVNGKVIEPPNCFHGANSTNFHFHGFHVSPQLGQDNVGLELRPPLPTGVVEADMPAHGPHGDHGSVAYGHFDFDVDPLRYTQPPGTHWYHAHKHGSTALQVLNGLVGTFEVRGEFDAELESWFEAEGGGELEERLLVVQQLQEANPGLGGADQNGSVLVNGQANPIVRMAKGEIQRWRFVGATMQASAALNVGFPEIPGKAAPEVRQIAMDGVQFSPQNYGCQPFLNNPDCSPQTDETSFEELTSFALSPGYRMDFLVQAPTEPGTYCMVHEIRTQLHEEAAAILYSAMQGRANLMAEACGFDASSGTPPLFTVVVEDRDKAMTFPTQAQFPALASYLADIPPVTDPSLLKDVYYQMVGQGQLSGSAGSQFWITQQKYDPECANESLVLDRAEEWTLWNNSIAIGHPFHIHQNPFQLLSESGRTPSEYTYPVWRDTLAISTAPAAPSGLFLAPNSDPNDSTYPWGQSKIRYVAKEFTGMFVNHCHILGHEDRGMMHNTQSVCANGRWAATGEVPPDGQCDAEGFCTSDCVDGAPEQPLPACETPPDQQSDWPKDYGVTTASSS from the coding sequence ATGCTCATGTCGAATGGCAGGCTTCGGCAGATCGCCGGCCTGTTCCTCGCGGCCGCGGCCGGAGTGTGGCTCGTCGGCTGTCCAGCCGGAACGGACCACCAGGGTCCCGACCACGAGACCATCGTCCGCGCCAAGCATCTCAACGACCTCGCAGAGCTCAACGACGGTCCTTGCCCGCCAGGGCTCCAGTACCAGCAGGAAGATCTGGTGCAGCCGGTGCAGATCGCGCCCCACGACGGCACCATTCAAACCGAGCTGGTGGTGCGCATCCGCGAGCGCTGCGTGCCGGTTTGGGTACAGCCTTTTCCGGAGACGCCGGGCGGAAACCGGCCGCCGGGCAAGTGGGAGATGCAGTCCCTCAATCTGCGGACCTATGGCTTTCCCAAGGATCCCAACGTTCCGATCACCCAGGCCGATGCCGACGATCCCAACAGCCCGAAGATCGCCTGGAGCGCTCCCGGCCCGACCTTTGTCATGCATCCGGCGACCCAGCCCGGGGCCTCGGACGGCACCCACTACAAGATGCGCCTCTACAACCGCATGCCTCACGAGAGCGATCCCGGGGCCTGCGTGCCCAATCTGAAGTGCAACACCAGCGGCCCGAACGCCGGTATCGATCCGGCGACGGGGAAGTGCAAGGAGCCGATCGATCGGAATTTCGGTGGCTGGCCGCCGACGACGCCGAGCCAGGTGGTCAATGGCAAGGTGATCGAGCCGCCGAACTGCTTCCACGGCGCGAACTCGACCAACTTCCACTTCCACGGCTTCCACGTTTCGCCCCAGCTCGGCCAGGACAACGTCGGTCTCGAGCTGCGGCCGCCGTTGCCCACCGGCGTTGTCGAAGCCGACATGCCGGCCCACGGCCCGCACGGTGATCACGGCTCGGTGGCCTACGGTCACTTCGATTTCGACGTCGATCCGCTGCGCTACACCCAGCCTCCCGGCACCCACTGGTACCACGCCCACAAGCACGGCTCGACGGCGCTTCAGGTGCTGAACGGCCTGGTGGGCACCTTCGAGGTGCGCGGTGAGTTCGACGCCGAGCTCGAGAGCTGGTTCGAGGCCGAGGGCGGCGGTGAGCTGGAAGAGCGCCTGCTGGTGGTGCAGCAGCTCCAGGAAGCCAACCCCGGCCTCGGCGGCGCCGACCAGAACGGCTCGGTGCTGGTCAACGGCCAGGCGAATCCGATCGTGCGCATGGCGAAGGGGGAGATTCAGCGCTGGCGCTTCGTGGGGGCCACCATGCAAGCCTCGGCGGCGCTCAACGTCGGCTTCCCGGAGATTCCCGGCAAGGCGGCTCCGGAAGTGCGTCAGATCGCCATGGACGGGGTCCAGTTCTCGCCCCAGAACTACGGCTGCCAGCCGTTCCTCAACAACCCCGACTGCAGCCCGCAGACGGACGAGACCTCCTTCGAAGAGCTCACCTCCTTCGCCCTCTCACCGGGTTACCGGATGGACTTCCTGGTGCAGGCGCCGACTGAGCCGGGCACCTACTGCATGGTCCACGAGATCCGCACGCAGCTTCACGAAGAGGCGGCGGCGATCCTCTACAGCGCCATGCAGGGGCGCGCCAACTTGATGGCCGAAGCGTGCGGCTTCGACGCCTCGAGCGGCACGCCGCCCCTGTTCACGGTGGTGGTGGAAGATCGCGACAAGGCGATGACCTTCCCGACTCAGGCGCAGTTCCCGGCGCTGGCCTCTTACCTGGCCGACATTCCGCCGGTCACCGACCCGTCGCTGCTGAAGGACGTTTACTACCAGATGGTGGGTCAGGGGCAGCTCAGCGGCTCGGCCGGCTCGCAGTTCTGGATCACCCAGCAGAAGTACGATCCCGAATGCGCCAACGAGTCTCTGGTCCTCGATCGCGCCGAGGAGTGGACGTTGTGGAACAACAGCATCGCCATCGGCCACCCCTTCCACATTCACCAGAACCCCTTCCAGCTCCTCTCGGAGAGTGGTCGCACTCCGAGCGAGTACACCTATCCGGTGTGGCGCGACACGTTGGCGATCTCGACCGCGCCGGCGGCGCCGTCGGGGCTCTTCCTGGCACCCAACTCGGATCCCAACGACTCCACATATCCCTGGGGCCAGTCCAAGATCCGCTACGTTGCCAAGGAGTTCACCGGCATGTTCGTCAATCACTGCCACATCCTCGGCCACGAGGATCGCGGCATGATGCACAACACCCAGTCGGTGTGCGCCAACGGTCGCTGGGCGGCCACCGGCGAAGTGCCGCCGGACGGCCAGTGTGACGCCGAGGGCTTCTGCACCAGCGACTGCGTCGACGGTGCGCCGGAACAACCGCTTCCGGCCTGCGAGACGCCACCGGACCAGCAGAGCGACTGGCCCAAGGACTACGGCGTGACCACGGCTTCGTCGAGCTGA
- a CDS encoding arginase family protein, which translates to MVPTAALGRLDSASYLFDRAGLTSGTAVAVSRRVSPEQATLIERCAGFEAAPFSGWLERFSDDKSQRFLGELRDQGWLQPVADSLGPVGSARRQRFFEAVELRRSFRSRRLFHLPDDVGDDEADVCVVGVPVAADGVSAGAALGPAALRQASLAKGFWFDIQAEGVFSEVRCAGGRPEILCQGVRLRDAGDLGREAVRVADLLGEIDRFCARWDGRPGWRPLFLGGDHAVTFPIVHALARRHRDLCLIHFDAHNDLFLKQHPTFSHAAFLQNLHLYSGLRRSVSFGLRNHSDLRTARVAALEAAGVLDRAHLYGLAATRRLLSDPARLVRAVREHVDHSPCYLSIDIDVVSATELAGATSTPAGAGLEWHELLAAVMALCEAFPIVGADLVETRPSVHPADNDPRKQLLALTLALIDGLAKAPEGVAVTEGGASFQT; encoded by the coding sequence TTGGTCCCCACTGCGGCCCTCGGTCGGCTCGACTCCGCGAGCTACCTCTTCGATCGCGCCGGCCTGACCTCGGGGACGGCCGTCGCCGTCAGCCGCCGAGTCTCGCCGGAGCAGGCCACCCTGATCGAACGCTGCGCTGGCTTCGAGGCGGCGCCCTTCAGCGGCTGGCTCGAGCGATTCTCGGATGACAAGTCGCAGCGATTTCTGGGGGAGCTGCGCGACCAGGGTTGGCTGCAGCCGGTCGCCGATTCTCTCGGGCCGGTGGGGTCTGCGCGCCGCCAGCGCTTCTTCGAAGCGGTGGAGCTCCGGCGCAGCTTTCGCAGCCGCCGGTTGTTTCATCTGCCCGACGACGTCGGCGATGACGAAGCCGATGTCTGCGTGGTCGGTGTGCCGGTTGCGGCCGACGGCGTCAGCGCCGGCGCCGCCCTCGGCCCCGCGGCGCTGCGGCAGGCCAGTCTGGCGAAGGGATTTTGGTTCGATATCCAGGCCGAGGGCGTGTTCAGCGAGGTGCGTTGCGCCGGAGGTCGGCCGGAGATCCTCTGCCAGGGGGTGCGTCTACGGGACGCTGGAGACCTCGGCCGGGAGGCGGTCCGCGTCGCCGACCTGTTGGGCGAGATCGATCGCTTCTGCGCGCGCTGGGACGGTCGACCGGGGTGGCGTCCGCTCTTCCTCGGTGGGGATCACGCGGTCACCTTTCCAATCGTCCACGCCCTCGCTCGGCGCCACCGGGACCTCTGCCTCATCCACTTCGACGCTCACAACGACCTCTTCCTGAAACAGCACCCAACCTTCAGTCACGCCGCCTTTCTGCAGAATCTCCACCTCTACTCGGGCCTGCGGCGCTCGGTCTCCTTCGGTCTGAGGAATCACTCCGATCTGCGCACCGCCCGGGTGGCGGCCCTCGAGGCCGCCGGGGTGCTCGACCGCGCCCATCTCTACGGCTTGGCGGCGACTCGCCGGCTGCTGTCCGATCCGGCGCGCCTGGTGAGGGCCGTGCGCGAGCACGTCGACCATTCCCCCTGCTACCTGTCCATCGACATCGATGTGGTGTCGGCGACGGAACTGGCAGGGGCGACCTCGACGCCGGCGGGGGCAGGGCTCGAGTGGCACGAATTGCTCGCCGCGGTGATGGCGCTGTGCGAGGCCTTTCCCATCGTCGGCGCCGACCTGGTGGAGACTCGCCCGAGTGTTCACCCGGCGGACAACGATCCCCGCAAGCAGCTCTTGGCATTGACCCTGGCTCTGATCGATGGCCTGGCGAAGGCGCCCGAGGGCGTTGCGGTGACCGAGGGTGGCGCAAGTTTCCAGACGTGA
- a CDS encoding SDR family NAD(P)-dependent oxidoreductase, which yields MAGSDLATDRPGNGALAGRTALVTGSGRNIGRAVALRFAVAGANVIINGHRDRAAIDAVAEEVRALGAQAYPVLADVSRHDQVEALVARAAERFEGIDILVSNVGLRPKQGFLDISLEDWDRVLRTNLSSAFFLARNLLPGMKARGWGRILHMSGHDGWLGATNRAHNVACKAALHGLSKALALEFGPFGVTVNTVVPGVIDTTRDENHYPGYRERYREIAEELPVRAVGTSEDVAEACLYLASPAAKHVTGQALHVNGGECF from the coding sequence ATGGCTGGCAGTGACCTCGCAACCGACCGTCCGGGAAACGGTGCCCTGGCGGGCCGGACGGCTCTGGTGACCGGCTCCGGTCGAAACATCGGCCGGGCGGTGGCCCTGCGCTTCGCCGTCGCGGGCGCCAACGTCATCATCAACGGGCACCGCGATCGGGCGGCGATCGATGCCGTCGCCGAGGAGGTGCGGGCCCTCGGCGCGCAGGCCTATCCGGTGCTCGCCGACGTCAGTCGCCACGATCAGGTCGAAGCCCTGGTGGCGCGCGCCGCGGAGCGCTTCGAGGGCATCGACATCCTGGTCTCGAACGTTGGGCTTCGCCCCAAGCAGGGATTTCTCGACATCTCCCTCGAAGACTGGGATCGCGTTCTGCGCACCAACCTGTCGTCGGCGTTCTTCCTGGCGCGTAATCTCTTGCCCGGGATGAAGGCGCGGGGATGGGGCCGGATTCTCCACATGTCGGGTCACGATGGCTGGCTCGGTGCTACCAACCGAGCCCACAACGTCGCCTGCAAGGCGGCGCTGCACGGCCTGAGCAAAGCGCTGGCCCTCGAGTTCGGGCCCTTTGGAGTGACCGTCAATACGGTGGTGCCCGGGGTGATCGACACGACGCGCGACGAGAACCACTATCCCGGCTATCGCGAGCGCTATCGGGAGATCGCCGAGGAGCTGCCGGTGCGCGCCGTCGGCACCAGTGAGGATGTCGCCGAAGCCTGCCTCTACCTGGCGTCCCCGGCCGCCAAGCACGTCACCGGCCAAGCCCTCCACGTCAACGGTGGGGAGTGTTTTTGA
- a CDS encoding beta-ketoacyl synthase N-terminal-like domain-containing protein has translation MSLNSTIDSATHEAVAIIGMAGRFPAADSVAALWQNLLHGVDAISDLAEEDLLAAGVDRALLDNPDYVRAAGQLATVDEFDADLFGYTPSEAAILDPQQRLLLEGAYQALDDAGYGGSCDRDGARTGVFAGTGTSHYAAMLHNAVLPGLDFQALMHACEKDFAATRIAFKLDLRGPALSVQTACSTSLVAVCIACDHLLAGHCDLALAGGASLRLPQTRGYLYQTGGVLSRDGRCRAFDADATGTSVGSGVALVVLKRLEDALADGDSIRAVIRGYGLNNDGKDKAGFSAPSAEGQAEAIETALEMAGLDASDVGFVEAHGTGTPLGDAIELTALNEVFGSAADGSCLLGSLKSNLGHLDAAAGVAGLIKAAQVVRHGLVPPTLHFQSPHRFLGLDRTAFRVNREVERWPADRPRRAGVSSFGIGGTNAHVVVEQFVPPQEEAVPDEAPPRPSVLLFSGRSEAAAEGYARQVAEALPEVPSLADAAFTLQVGRRHFSRRLAYVCSDVSELSLASAAASGVVSERRSASFLFSGFGVDCRPSAIAFYGGEPVFRAMADDCARAAAGIGLGGAVEQLWARQTADPDPLLEPHPGMVAMFTYQVALAATLEAAGVEPAAMLGYSLGEYAAAYRAGVFSLEDALRLVHKRAELFAKLPPGAMLAVAASAEETEPLMDEALSLAAINAPQACVVSGTTEAVGRADERLRRRGIQTRFLATAVPAHSHLLAPVLEEFGEAVSKATLLAPRLPLVTSLTGTWMTPEQATEPSFWVDQLRHTVQFAAAIRTLLQQPAPVLLEVGPTRALASLARLSCGEDDDAVVLSCGRHRHGTETPETLLQTALAGLWACGVEVDWAQRQKGNRRRVPLPASPLERQRYWVEVSPRASEPAVLDVGSRDAEAVEADEELALPRHGPAVRRAFRTILGFEQIGLDESFFDLGGDSLMALRLTAVLSQDLGRSVSPEVLVQHPTVRKLAASLESAAPVGNGRYLVPLRPGEAARTLYCIHPAGGNVLCYRDLAQHLGGAGGLVGVKARGLDNGQKPLASVSEMADLYLQAMAESPDQGALYLIGLSFGGAVAFEMARRLEGDGREVAFVALLDTPSPGQLSEDLESRSEILAYLAGPASGLRASQLYGLEPAEQLARALRFGRLRELFPDPAHHDDARRYVEVFERNLVALRTYDPGRYDGRVHFYKAAVRSGHQPEAPEALWQELAGGGLELRVVPGAHETMIDPPHVAGFAQELEKEMRNHGWQ, from the coding sequence ATGAGCCTGAACTCGACCATCGACAGCGCGACCCACGAGGCGGTGGCGATCATTGGCATGGCGGGCCGGTTCCCGGCGGCCGACTCCGTCGCGGCCCTGTGGCAGAACCTGCTGCATGGGGTCGATGCGATCAGCGACCTGGCCGAGGAAGATCTGCTGGCGGCGGGAGTCGACCGCGCCCTGCTCGACAACCCGGACTACGTGCGCGCGGCGGGGCAGCTCGCCACGGTCGACGAGTTCGATGCCGACCTCTTCGGCTACACCCCTTCCGAAGCGGCGATCCTCGATCCCCAGCAGCGGCTGCTGCTCGAAGGTGCCTACCAGGCCCTCGACGATGCCGGCTATGGGGGATCCTGCGACCGCGATGGCGCGCGTACCGGGGTCTTCGCCGGCACCGGCACCAGCCACTACGCCGCCATGCTGCACAACGCCGTGCTGCCGGGGCTCGACTTCCAGGCCCTGATGCACGCCTGTGAGAAAGACTTCGCGGCCACCCGCATCGCCTTCAAGCTCGACCTGCGAGGCCCGGCTCTGAGCGTGCAGACGGCCTGCTCGACCTCCTTGGTCGCCGTCTGCATCGCCTGCGATCACCTGCTCGCCGGACACTGCGACCTCGCCCTCGCGGGCGGGGCTTCTCTGCGCCTGCCTCAGACCCGCGGCTACCTCTACCAGACCGGCGGCGTGTTGTCGCGGGACGGCCGTTGCCGGGCCTTCGATGCCGACGCCACCGGCACTTCGGTGGGCAGTGGGGTCGCCCTGGTGGTGCTCAAGCGCCTCGAAGATGCGCTCGCCGATGGCGACTCGATCCGGGCGGTGATTCGCGGCTACGGCCTCAACAACGACGGTAAGGACAAGGCGGGATTCTCGGCGCCGAGTGCCGAGGGCCAGGCCGAGGCCATCGAGACGGCTCTCGAAATGGCCGGTCTCGACGCCTCGGACGTGGGGTTCGTGGAAGCCCACGGCACCGGCACGCCCCTCGGCGATGCGATCGAGCTGACCGCCCTCAACGAGGTCTTCGGCAGCGCCGCCGATGGCAGCTGCCTGCTGGGTTCCCTGAAGTCGAACCTCGGCCATCTCGACGCCGCCGCCGGGGTCGCCGGGTTGATCAAGGCAGCGCAGGTCGTGCGCCATGGTCTGGTGCCGCCGACGCTGCACTTCCAGAGCCCCCACCGCTTCCTCGGCCTCGACCGCACCGCCTTCCGCGTCAATCGCGAGGTGGAGCGATGGCCGGCCGATCGGCCGCGGCGTGCGGGGGTCAGCTCCTTCGGTATCGGTGGCACCAACGCCCACGTGGTGGTGGAGCAGTTCGTGCCACCGCAGGAGGAGGCTGTGCCCGACGAAGCCCCGCCGAGGCCGAGCGTATTGCTCTTCTCGGGTCGCTCCGAGGCCGCCGCCGAGGGCTACGCTCGCCAGGTCGCCGAGGCGCTGCCGGAGGTGCCCTCGCTGGCCGACGCCGCCTTCACTCTGCAGGTTGGCCGGCGGCACTTTTCTCGCCGACTGGCCTATGTCTGCTCCGATGTCTCGGAGCTGTCGCTGGCCTCTGCCGCGGCTTCCGGAGTGGTCTCGGAACGCCGCTCGGCCTCCTTCTTGTTCTCGGGGTTCGGTGTCGACTGCCGGCCTTCGGCGATCGCCTTCTATGGCGGGGAGCCGGTGTTCCGGGCGATGGCCGATGACTGTGCGCGGGCGGCGGCCGGGATCGGCCTCGGCGGTGCCGTCGAGCAGCTCTGGGCCAGACAAACCGCGGATCCCGATCCGCTCCTCGAGCCCCATCCGGGGATGGTGGCGATGTTCACCTATCAGGTCGCCCTGGCGGCGACCCTCGAGGCCGCCGGAGTCGAGCCCGCCGCGATGCTCGGCTACAGCCTGGGCGAGTATGCGGCGGCCTACCGAGCGGGAGTCTTCAGCCTCGAAGACGCCCTGCGGCTGGTGCACAAGCGAGCCGAGCTGTTCGCCAAGCTGCCGCCGGGAGCGATGCTCGCGGTGGCGGCGAGCGCCGAGGAGACCGAGCCGTTGATGGACGAGGCGCTGTCCTTGGCGGCGATCAACGCGCCCCAGGCTTGCGTCGTCAGCGGCACCACCGAAGCGGTAGGACGGGCCGACGAGCGGTTACGACGGCGAGGGATCCAAACCCGCTTCTTGGCGACCGCCGTGCCGGCCCATTCGCATCTCCTGGCGCCGGTCCTGGAGGAATTCGGCGAGGCGGTCTCGAAGGCGACTCTGTTGGCGCCTCGCCTACCCTTGGTGACCTCCCTGACCGGTACCTGGATGACGCCGGAGCAGGCCACCGAGCCGTCTTTTTGGGTGGATCAGCTTCGCCACACGGTGCAGTTTGCCGCCGCCATCCGAACCCTGTTGCAGCAGCCGGCGCCGGTGCTCCTCGAAGTCGGTCCGACGCGCGCCCTGGCCTCGTTGGCGCGGTTGAGCTGTGGCGAGGACGACGATGCGGTCGTCCTCTCCTGCGGCCGCCATCGGCACGGCACCGAGACGCCGGAGACGCTCTTGCAGACCGCTCTCGCCGGCCTGTGGGCTTGCGGTGTCGAAGTCGATTGGGCGCAGCGTCAGAAAGGTAATCGACGGCGCGTGCCCTTGCCCGCCAGCCCGCTCGAGCGGCAGCGCTACTGGGTCGAGGTCTCGCCGCGGGCGTCCGAGCCGGCGGTGCTCGACGTCGGATCCCGCGACGCCGAGGCGGTCGAGGCCGACGAAGAGCTCGCCCTGCCCCGCCATGGGCCCGCGGTGCGTCGGGCCTTTCGCACGATTCTCGGCTTCGAGCAGATCGGCCTCGACGAGAGCTTCTTCGACCTGGGAGGAGATTCGTTGATGGCTCTCCGCCTGACGGCGGTGTTGAGTCAGGACCTCGGTCGCAGCGTCTCCCCGGAGGTGCTGGTGCAGCATCCGACGGTCCGGAAGCTGGCCGCCAGCCTGGAGTCCGCCGCACCTGTTGGCAACGGCCGCTATCTGGTTCCGCTACGGCCCGGTGAGGCGGCGCGCACCCTCTACTGTATTCATCCGGCCGGGGGCAACGTGCTGTGCTATCGCGACTTGGCGCAACACCTCGGCGGCGCGGGCGGCCTGGTGGGGGTCAAGGCGCGCGGTCTCGACAACGGACAAAAGCCCCTCGCCAGCGTCTCGGAGATGGCGGATCTCTACCTGCAAGCGATGGCGGAGTCGCCTGACCAGGGGGCGCTCTACCTGATTGGCCTTTCCTTCGGTGGGGCGGTGGCTTTCGAGATGGCCCGCCGCCTCGAGGGCGATGGCCGGGAGGTGGCCTTCGTCGCATTGCTCGATACGCCGAGCCCGGGGCAGCTCTCCGAGGACTTGGAGTCCCGCTCGGAAATCCTCGCCTACCTCGCCGGCCCCGCGAGCGGGCTGCGGGCCTCCCAGCTCTACGGGCTCGAGCCCGCAGAGCAACTCGCCCGAGCTCTGCGCTTCGGCCGCTTGCGGGAGCTCTTCCCGGACCCCGCCCATCACGACGATGCGCGGCGCTACGTCGAAGTTTTCGAGCGCAACCTGGTGGCGTTGCGCACCTACGATCCAGGGCGCTACGACGGCCGCGTCCACTTCTACAAGGCGGCGGTGCGGTCGGGTCACCAGCCGGAGGCCCCGGAGGCCCTCTGGCAGGAGCTCGCCGGCGGTGGCCTGGAGCTCAGGGTGGTTCCCGGCGCTCACGAAACGATGATCGATCCGCCTCATGTCGCAGGCTTCGCCCAGGAGCTCGAAAAGGAAATGAGAAATCATGGCTGGCAGTGA